Genomic DNA from Gimesia aquarii:
ATCACATCTGGTTCGTGCTGATCGTATACAGTTTGAGCAGTGCGAACAGCGAGATCGAAGTCGTCGTCAAGAGCAGGGGTGATTACGTCATGCCCCGCTTTATTAAGAAACGTAGGCTTGACTCCACCTCCTGAGCTTTCCAAATCGTGGATAAAAAGCACTTTCATACGTTCATAGAAAACAAAATGTTCGAAGTTCTGGTAGTCATCTGGGAATTGAAAGCGAGGTTGCATTCCATGTGGAAGAATTGTCCTTGATAAAGACACAAGCATACCCTGCAGTCCAGCGTTCTTACCATTGTGGACAGAATGGTAGATGCCATATGACATCCTCTGGCGGTTTAGGCCAGAAAAGAACAGTGAGTTGTGCTTTAAGGAGCCAACATAGTTAGGCATAGTGTTGCCATCTTTGAATTCCGAAAAGTGAGGCACGATCTGATTCTCATATGTCTCACTTATAGTCTTGTTGACAGGTTCAGGAATATTATCTTCGAAGAATACTGCTGCGGAAAATACTTTATCGAGTGGTACGCTCATTTGCGTTGCGCATTCTCGGACGAATCGTTTTGCTTCAACTACGTTCTCGATAGCACTCTTAAGTTGCTTGCTGGTCAGAGTACGTTTGACTTGAATTATTCCTCTAACGGCTTCCGGTTGTACAATAACGAAGTCTTCGAGCCTAAATGCCGGTCGATAGTACGATGTGTCATGAATCAAAATATCAATTTCTGGACAGTGTTTTGAAGCACCCTTGACTTCCCGTCTCCCATAGATAAATCCTTTGTCTACGCTAAATGTAGATGGCAGATTCCGTCGAAGAAAATCTCGCAGCAAAACCTCACAGTGCGTGCCGGGAGCAGTCCAATCGTCTGTTGGGCCAAGTAGATGAACTATATTCTCGTACTGTGCTAGCATGACTTCGGCCTGAGAGGCGTAAAAGTCAAACAAGCCCGCACCGAGGCCGTGGTCGGCTTTCGCTTTTACATTATCGACTGGTTCCGGTTGTGATTCGGGTTCTTGTTGCTGCATCGTAGGTATTCCTTGTTGCCTACTTTCTTACATATAAAATCGATAACTTGTCTGAACCGTATCTTCATCCGACACATGCTTCATGATCTCGCCGATCTTTTGCGAGAATGAAAGTGTGATCGGTGTTCCGTCTGCGAACGAGCAGTTGTTGACGTTCATCTTTGTCAGTTCGAGCACCTCACGGAACAAGTCCTTTGGTGCGCTGCTACCATGACGTTCGAGGATCTGCCAAGGTTCGGGGACATAGCTGCCGGGAAATGTTTCGAGGTATGGAATGAATCCCATCGTGTAGAGAAAATGGGCCTCATCTTCGATGGAGAAATATGAACCACGTGCCGGTGGATACTGGCCTTCTCGAAATAACCGAATTCGTGAACGAGTTAAAGTGACGAGATCGTAGTCGCAGCCGGGAAACACACTCTGGATACCTTCGATGAATCCATCGAGTTCATTATATTCACCATGGTCATGTCCCCAAAAACGTGACGGTTTGTGGACCACAACTCGCTTGGGCGGTGTCCCTCGGACGTTGACATACTCCTTCAGCGTTGCGCTAACTAAGCGACTGGCACCTTCACGAGACATGTGCGGGCTCTTGCCATTCGCATCTGAGTTCCATTCAAACGGATCACCACGAAGCACAAGTCCTTGTCCGAGGTAGTCGAATGCTTGAGCCACACTGGTCCTCATCGTCAGGCTGTCTTTTCTTTCTTGAGCAACGTAAAAATCGACACCGATGAAACACGTGTCTTTCTCAACTGTAACAGGACACCATGGAATTCCTTCGGCCTTGTAATACAAGGCCGTACAAAAGTTCCAAGCTCGGGTTGCTTTTTCTTGAAGAGGCTCTTTGCGACCCTTCGGTTTCTTGCCGAGAACGGTACTCCGTTGGATCAATTGAATAGGCACGCCCCACTGCATTGCCTTTGCTTTGATCGCACGCCGGAAGTTTAGATAGAAGTTGCCGGTGACTTGGACGGTATATGCCTCGTCTATGATTTCAGGAGTCAGTGCGAGGACAATGATATCTGGGGCGGGGCTTGTCTCGGCAAGGCTTTTGATATGACCGTTAAATAATTCAACGAGTTCCCAAATCCGTCGTTGCTTATCTTCGATCCCAAGTGTCTTGCTGATTTCTTCCTGTCGAATCGTTCGATCCCACCGGTCGTTCATCTGGAAGCACGACTCAAATTCAGAATCCTTTGAGAAACCGATGAAGTCACGATTCAGAATTTTGTACAACCGAACGATTGGTTCATGTATGTGTTCGTCTTCAAATATGTCCTGACCGAACAAGTTCGGAAGATTGTCTACTTCCTTGATCTTGGCTTTAATAACCTTCGAGTTCTCACTTTCGATTTCCGACCCACATTCTTCCAGCCATTCCTTCGCACCAGCAATGGTTTCACGAGTGCCAATGAAACCCATTTTGATTTCAGAGGGATGGAGTCCCGCTACGTTTTTTCCGAACGGGCCGAATTCGGCAAGTCCTGTTTTCGTATCTTGGTGCTCAAAGTATTTTCCAAATTGAAGTTTTGGCTCTTTGAGATACTCTATGCTAATGCTCATTCGAGCCATCCTCCATGTCGCTTAAGCTAAATAGAGTCAACTGGGGAGAGGATGGTTCCTCTTCATGGGTTGCCGGATCAAACGGAATTGCAAATTCCGCAATGACCGTTGCTGGTTCAGGCTCGATCACCACAAGCGTCTCTCCGAAAAGCGTCATCTCGATTCTCGAATGACCATTCGCAAGTGTTTGTCCCCAGAAGAGCACATGATTCAAAACCTGCGGATTGTGTTCCATCGCCTTTAGTCTTGTTGTGTATGGTCCGACCAATGCTGGGTTGCAAGGCTTCTTTCCGTCATCCGTAAAGAGATACTTTGGCGTGATCCGTAGAAACCATTTTTCTCCGAACTGCTCAAAGCGAAACTCAGCGGCCAAGTGTCGCCAGAATGTAAATGTCCCGTATTCGTAGAATTGGACAACAGTTCGAGGCGGTGCGTCTCGCTTGGTTCGAGGACTCCTCCATGTTCGAGAAAAACTTTTGTCGGTATCGTCATCAGACTCACGTGGAAAATACGTTCGCTTAAAGTCCCGGTTGTAGGACAATCCGCACCGATAACAATGGCTTCCAAACAATTGGTTTACCATGTACACGAGATGATTCCGCAAGTCATAATCTTCCATCCAAGCAGAGAACGGCATCTCGCCAATTGTCTCCACATCGCAAAATTCACGAAGCACGTTCTTTTCGTTGTGTAAATCAGACAACGTGTAGAGATGCTTTTCGTGGATACAGAAAGGTGGTTTGTAGCCTTCGATCTCTTCCCTGATTCGGATCGCTGATTTGCGGCGAGTCTTGGCATAAGTCAATGTCTTCGGCAGTCGCTTGACCGGGAGTAGATTTGAGTAGAGGCGCTCCTGTTGATCGAACGAAATCCGAGGTGGACTTACGGCAGCGTGTTCGCACACGTTATCCTTTGCGTTCGCTGTAAAGAGATCCGTTGCTTTGTTAAAGACGACTTCGAGAGGTGTCTGCCAAACGTCGTCAGTCTCTCGGATATATGTTTTAATTTCCTTGAAGTATAGCGCATCGTCATCAGGATGGTAGACGATAAAGAACACTGGGAATGTGCAGTGGTTCCAGTATTCAAGATCATCCATGCGAACGGGAGTTGCGAATGTTGGGCCGTGGTCTTTCTTAACGTAGCTTGTCCCCGACTTCGCCTGCACCTTAATGATGCCACCGCTGGTCTCGTAGCCATCACCGTCTACTTTCGGTGTTACGACTTCGATTTCGCCATCGATGCCAACGTCATCCTGCGAGATGACACGAAAAAGACAGTTCATCTCGTGTGTGATGTGAGAGATGCGATCCAACCCTCTGAGTTCCGTGAATTTAGAAACCGGAACAGTTTTCGCCATCGTATTCGCCACTCCATCAAAGATTCCATTTTTTTGGGTCACACCTCGTTGGCAAGTATAACGCACTTTGGTAAGGTTTACCAATGTAGTCGTTAGCAGGTTAAGGAATCGCATGGTTTCGAGGAGACCAGCCGTGGAAAACTTACAGAACTTCCTTCGTATCTCGGAAGCCGCCGAATATCTCGGTGTCTCGCCGAATACACTGCGTAATTGGGAGAACGCAAAAAAGATTGCCGCTCACCGGCACCCGGTGAACGATTATCGCCTCTTTAAGCAAGAGGAACTAGATGCGTTGTTGAGCCAGTTGCAGGAACCTCGGAAGCCGTCGAAGAAGGCGAAGTGAATCGGGGTGTTGTTGGTAAAGGGTCGAGAAATCACATGGAATCACCACGTTGGAATATCATCACGTCATCCCAGTATGAATGGGAACGGCGTGCGCTTGATTTCATCCGGGAGGGTCTGCCTGATCATGACCCGTACCGGGCGTGGGCCAATTTCGAGTTCCATACAAACGATGGTGCGATCTACGAAGTCGATCTGCTGGTTCTGACCAAGCAGGGTTTTTTTCTGATCGAGATCAAAAGCTGGCCGGGGAGAGTTCGTGGTGATGCGGGAACTTGGACTCGTACGACCCCCGAAGGCCGAGTGATCTCCGAGGACAATCCGGTGTTGCTGACCAATCGGAAAGCTAAAGCACTCTCGTCACTGTTGAAATCTCAGTCGGCGACCAAGAAGATCAGAGTGCCGTGGCTGGATGCGATTGTCTTCCTGTCAGCGGACGATCTCCACTGTGATCTCACTGGCCCGGCAGCAAATCGTGTTTTTCTGAAAGATCGTAAAGCGTCTGAATCCCAGAAAGAACGCAAAGGTATTCTGTCAGCTTTGATGCGTCGTGAAGGACAAGGAATTGACCCGGAGCTTCGTAGCACCATCGATGCTAAGGTCGCTCGTACTTTGGCGAAGGCGATTGATGATTCAGGAATTCGGCCATCGCAAAAATCACGTCGAATCGGTGATTTCGTACTTGGTGAACTGATTGCCGATGGGCCGGGCTATCAGGATCGCATTGCTGAACATGTTACGGTAAAAAATGACTTCCGGCGAGTCCGTCTCTATACCGTAGCGGGAGCCGACACTGAAGAAGACCGACAGCGACGTAAACGAGCCGCCATCCGTGAGTACGAAATTATTCGGTCACTGAATCATCCGTATGTGCTTCCCGTGACGGATTACAAGGAACACGAACTCGGTCCCGCTCTGCTGTTCCGCTATGCTGATCCACACTCGATTCGCTTTGATCATTATCTCGCTACACAGTGTCACAAGTTAACGACATCGCAGCGGTTGAAGTTTCTGCGTGATATCGCCGATGTCGTGCGGTACGCCCACCGCAAGCGAGTCATCCACCGCTCGATGTCGCCATACAGCATCTTGGTGATGAAGGATGATGGCGCACGAACCGAGTCTGAAAAGCAGCTTCCGCCCGGCACCATGGCCGTTCGAGAATCGTCGGCCTTCGATGATCCCTCACAGCTTTACCTTCAGGTCTATAACTGGCAGGTCGGTGCGAGACTGCAAACAAGTGTCACACCTCAAGTGACTGAAGTTGAAGATCTGGTTGATTCGCAAGCCTTGGTCTATATGTCTCCCGAAGCGGTTGCCGATCCACGGCGAGTTTCCGAGGCGTCCGACATCTTCTCATTGGGAGCGATTGCATACCACCTATTCACCTTTCGCCCACCAGCGGGAAGTTTGAGCGAACTGACACACATCCTGCGTGACCGCAAAGGACTGAGCGTGTCATCGGTGATGGATGGTGCGGGGGCGAAGCTGGAGGAATTCATTCAGTGGAGCACACATCCCGATGCACTGACTCGTATCGGCAACGTCGAAGACTTCCTGTTGATGCTCGACGAAGTGGAAGACGAACTGACTGCGCCCGATCAGTCGGCCATTATTGCCCCGCTGTTGGCAAAACGTGGCGACCGGCTGGATCAGGATTTCATCGTCAAGAGTGTCTTGGGGCAAGGTGCCACAGCCCGAGCGTTGTTGGTCACGAAGGACGACGAAGAGTTTGTCCTGAAGGTGGCGTTGACCGAAGACGACAATCTACGGCTGCTGGCAGAAGGTGAAGCTCTGAAGAAGATTCAGAGCGAGTTCATTATCCAGATCTTCGACATCATTGAGATCGCAGGCAAAACAATCCTTGTGCTGCAAGTCGCAGGCGAGGAATCGCTGGCAAAGCATTTGCGGAAGTACGGTATTCCAACACTGGACTTGCTCTCACGTTATGGCAGCAACCTGTTGTCCGCTGTCGAATCTCTGGAACGTCACGGTGTCGTTCATCGAGACATCAAGCCAGACAACATCGGCATATTCAAGAACAACCGCAGCGAAAACCAGTTAATGCTGTACGATTTTTCGTTGACCAGCGCACCATTGGACAATCTGCGAATCGGGACAACAGGTTACACCGATCCGTTTCTGAAAACTCGCAAGTCGGGCAAATGGGACTTGGCGGCGGAACGATATTCGGCAGGCATCACGCTGTACGAAATGACGCTTGGGCATGATCTACTGCCGAAGTGGGGCGAGGAAGATGTTGCCAACCCGGCAGACACAAAAGACGAACTCGTCTTGGATGTTGAGAAGTTCAAACCGAGTGTTCGTGAAGGACTGACGAAGTTCTTCACCAAAGCTCTGGATCGAGATCCCGACAAGCGATTCGACAACGCCAAGGAGATGCGGTTTGCTTGGGAAAAGGTATTCATGGAGGCCGATGACCAAACTGTTATCACTTCCAACGGCGAAAAAGTCACGACCACAATTCTGCTGGATGAAGCGGAACTCGATACGCTGGTTGCCGCACTCGATCTGTCGGCTCGTGCTAGGGACGCTTTGGACAGTCTGGATATCACGACCGTCAAAGATCTTCTGCTGTGCTCAATTCATGAGATTCGGTTGATGCGTGGCGTCGGTGATCAGTACCGACGAGAGATCATGGGCTTCATTACGGAACTGCGAGAGAAGTTCCCCGATGTCACCGCCAAGAAGACATCTACGACCGAAGACGATCAGAACCCCAGCCTTGAAAGGTTGCACAATCGAGTCGTGGGAACTCGCAATGCGAAGAAAGAAACCGAGTGGAGAGTTCGTTCTGGCCTGCTGAACCTACTGGCCGATGATGACACTCCGGTCGATGCTTGGCCTAGCCAGTCGGATGTGGCTGACGCATTGAACGAGACTCGTGCCAAGGTCGGTCAGGCTTTGGCGGCGGATCAAAAGCGGTGGGGCAAGGATTCTTTCCTGACGGCATTTCGTCACGAATTGTTCGAGCAGATTCAGCGGTTGGGAGGCGTCGTCACCACGGGCGAGCTTGTGGATTTGACGATTCTGCTACGGCCTGCTGTCGAGACTATCGACACCATCAAACAACAACGACTGGCATCGGCGATTGCTCGTGCGGCGGTGGAGACTGAAGGCTCGTTGTCGGAACCTCGTTTTGAGATTCGACGATTGTCAGGCAAAACAGTGGTGGCCTGCACCGATGACTTGGCACTTTACTCTGAAAAGCTGGGTGAGGTTGCCGACCGAATTGCCAAAGCCGATCCATTACTACCTCGGTTGCGAGTGTTTCAAGAGTTATATGACGTAACGCAGCCACCACCTATTCCGGGTTGTCAGCCATTCAGCAACGAACGGCTGATCAAGCTGGCGGCGGCGATGAGCAGCCAAGCGGCGGTGTCTTCACGTCAGGAACTTTATCCTCACAACATGGAATCGCTGCGATCCCTCAAGCTGGGTATCGGGGCGCTCAGTGGCTTGGGGCTGGGAGAGAAGAACGAAGGCTTCACAATCTGGCAGGTTCACAATCGAGTCAGCAGTCGTTACCCGGAAGCGATGACGTTGCCGACTGATCCGAAAGAACTGGAGTTGATGCTTCGAAAAGTTGGCATTGATGTGCGATGGGAATCCGACTCTGAAGTATTCCGTCGCCGAGAAGCCAAGATTCTGGTCACGTCTGGTTCCTCGATTGGCAGTAGGCGAGACACAGCCACGTCCACTCGCCATGTCGATTCAACATCACCGGAAACGGTGGAAGCACGCCAAACAGAAGATCGGCTGCAACATGCCTATCGTGATGGCGGCTTCTTGGTATTGACGGTAAAGCCCAGTTACCTGCGCCCTTGTGAACACAATTTGGTGCATCGGTTTCCTGAACTGGAGCGTGTCTCGTTTGACGATCTGCTGTTCGAACAGTTGCGAGCCAAGTCCAAGGAATACGAATTCCCGTGGAGCGACTTGTACGAAGCCGATTCCGAAGGCACCAACACCGATGATTGGGCTAATCTGCTGCATTTGATGAGCGAAGTCGGTCCGAATATTGAGACTGAGTTAATGAATAGCGAGCGGCCTCTGCTGTTGGTTCATCCCGGCCTGATCGCTCGCTACCAGATGATGTCGGTGTTGCAAACGCTGCGAGACCGAGTGGGTCACGATGCCAAATGCCCCACGGTTTGGGTGTTGATCGCAACGGACAGCCAGAACGAGATGCCGTACTTAGATGGCGTGCAGATTCCGTTGATCAGCAAAGGTCAGCGAGCCGCCGTGTCGGAATACTGGATCGACAATCTACATCGAGGCCGCACCAAAGAAATAACCGCCGAGAAGACAACAGGAAGTGGTTCGTAAAAATGGTAAATATCAAGACGTTACTTCCTGAGTTAAAAAAGCTGGTCACGGGATTGTCCGAAGACCTGTTGGCTCGTAGTACGTCCAGTGCCGAAATTGATGCGGGTTTGCGGGAAGCCTACACGCAGATTGAAAAAGGTGGACGCACGGCAGATGTGTTTGAAGTCTGGCGGGAGGATTATCTCGATCAGGTTGCAGTGGCGTGGGTGCTGGGCTGCGTGTTCGTGCGGTTCATGGAAGACAATCATCTGATCGACGAGTGCTGGCTGGCCGGAGAAGGCGACCGCCGCAAACAGGCGGAGGACACGCACGAGCTTTACTTCCGTGAACATCCTCGTGAGTCAGATCGTGAATACTTCGAGTATGTCTTCCACGAAGTCGGCAAGATCCCAGCTTGCCATGATTTATTCGCTGAAGGGAAAACGCCATTGTGGGCGGTTGGGCCAAGCGGTGATGCGGCGATGAAGTTGCTTGCTTTTTGGCGAGAGATCGACACCGATAGCGGCCATCTAAAACGAACTTTCGGTGTTGAGGCTGGTGACACTCGC
This window encodes:
- a CDS encoding DUF6602 domain-containing protein, with translation MQQQEPESQPEPVDNVKAKADHGLGAGLFDFYASQAEVMLAQYENIVHLLGPTDDWTAPGTHCEVLLRDFLRRNLPSTFSVDKGFIYGRREVKGASKHCPEIDILIHDTSYYRPAFRLEDFVIVQPEAVRGIIQVKRTLTSKQLKSAIENVVEAKRFVRECATQMSVPLDKVFSAAVFFEDNIPEPVNKTISETYENQIVPHFSEFKDGNTMPNYVGSLKHNSLFFSGLNRQRMSYGIYHSVHNGKNAGLQGMLVSLSRTILPHGMQPRFQFPDDYQNFEHFVFYERMKVLFIHDLESSGGGVKPTFLNKAGHDVITPALDDDFDLAVRTAQTVYDQHEPDVIVGSSRGGAVAMNINAGKTPMVLLCPAWKKWGTATTIKSNSVILHSKQDDVVPFEDSEELVSNSNLPSEVLIEVGTDHRLADPEPLKAMLEACEQLRGECRNG
- a CDS encoding argonaute/piwi family protein, giving the protein MSISIEYLKEPKLQFGKYFEHQDTKTGLAEFGPFGKNVAGLHPSEIKMGFIGTRETIAGAKEWLEECGSEIESENSKVIKAKIKEVDNLPNLFGQDIFEDEHIHEPIVRLYKILNRDFIGFSKDSEFESCFQMNDRWDRTIRQEEISKTLGIEDKQRRIWELVELFNGHIKSLAETSPAPDIIVLALTPEIIDEAYTVQVTGNFYLNFRRAIKAKAMQWGVPIQLIQRSTVLGKKPKGRKEPLQEKATRAWNFCTALYYKAEGIPWCPVTVEKDTCFIGVDFYVAQERKDSLTMRTSVAQAFDYLGQGLVLRGDPFEWNSDANGKSPHMSREGASRLVSATLKEYVNVRGTPPKRVVVHKPSRFWGHDHGEYNELDGFIEGIQSVFPGCDYDLVTLTRSRIRLFREGQYPPARGSYFSIEDEAHFLYTMGFIPYLETFPGSYVPEPWQILERHGSSAPKDLFREVLELTKMNVNNCSFADGTPITLSFSQKIGEIMKHVSDEDTVQTSYRFYM
- a CDS encoding DUF4365 domain-containing protein gives rise to the protein MRFLNLLTTTLVNLTKVRYTCQRGVTQKNGIFDGVANTMAKTVPVSKFTELRGLDRISHITHEMNCLFRVISQDDVGIDGEIEVVTPKVDGDGYETSGGIIKVQAKSGTSYVKKDHGPTFATPVRMDDLEYWNHCTFPVFFIVYHPDDDALYFKEIKTYIRETDDVWQTPLEVVFNKATDLFTANAKDNVCEHAAVSPPRISFDQQERLYSNLLPVKRLPKTLTYAKTRRKSAIRIREEIEGYKPPFCIHEKHLYTLSDLHNEKNVLREFCDVETIGEMPFSAWMEDYDLRNHLVYMVNQLFGSHCYRCGLSYNRDFKRTYFPRESDDDTDKSFSRTWRSPRTKRDAPPRTVVQFYEYGTFTFWRHLAAEFRFEQFGEKWFLRITPKYLFTDDGKKPCNPALVGPYTTRLKAMEHNPQVLNHVLFWGQTLANGHSRIEMTLFGETLVVIEPEPATVIAEFAIPFDPATHEEEPSSPQLTLFSLSDMEDGSNEH
- a CDS encoding helix-turn-helix domain-containing protein; amino-acid sequence: MENLQNFLRISEAAEYLGVSPNTLRNWENAKKIAAHRHPVNDYRLFKQEELDALLSQLQEPRKPSKKAK
- the pglW gene encoding BREX system serine/threonine kinase PglW, with product MESPRWNIITSSQYEWERRALDFIREGLPDHDPYRAWANFEFHTNDGAIYEVDLLVLTKQGFFLIEIKSWPGRVRGDAGTWTRTTPEGRVISEDNPVLLTNRKAKALSSLLKSQSATKKIRVPWLDAIVFLSADDLHCDLTGPAANRVFLKDRKASESQKERKGILSALMRREGQGIDPELRSTIDAKVARTLAKAIDDSGIRPSQKSRRIGDFVLGELIADGPGYQDRIAEHVTVKNDFRRVRLYTVAGADTEEDRQRRKRAAIREYEIIRSLNHPYVLPVTDYKEHELGPALLFRYADPHSIRFDHYLATQCHKLTTSQRLKFLRDIADVVRYAHRKRVIHRSMSPYSILVMKDDGARTESEKQLPPGTMAVRESSAFDDPSQLYLQVYNWQVGARLQTSVTPQVTEVEDLVDSQALVYMSPEAVADPRRVSEASDIFSLGAIAYHLFTFRPPAGSLSELTHILRDRKGLSVSSVMDGAGAKLEEFIQWSTHPDALTRIGNVEDFLLMLDEVEDELTAPDQSAIIAPLLAKRGDRLDQDFIVKSVLGQGATARALLVTKDDEEFVLKVALTEDDNLRLLAEGEALKKIQSEFIIQIFDIIEIAGKTILVLQVAGEESLAKHLRKYGIPTLDLLSRYGSNLLSAVESLERHGVVHRDIKPDNIGIFKNNRSENQLMLYDFSLTSAPLDNLRIGTTGYTDPFLKTRKSGKWDLAAERYSAGITLYEMTLGHDLLPKWGEEDVANPADTKDELVLDVEKFKPSVREGLTKFFTKALDRDPDKRFDNAKEMRFAWEKVFMEADDQTVITSNGEKVTTTILLDEAELDTLVAALDLSARARDALDSLDITTVKDLLLCSIHEIRLMRGVGDQYRREIMGFITELREKFPDVTAKKTSTTEDDQNPSLERLHNRVVGTRNAKKETEWRVRSGLLNLLADDDTPVDAWPSQSDVADALNETRAKVGQALAADQKRWGKDSFLTAFRHELFEQIQRLGGVVTTGELVDLTILLRPAVETIDTIKQQRLASAIARAAVETEGSLSEPRFEIRRLSGKTVVACTDDLALYSEKLGEVADRIAKADPLLPRLRVFQELYDVTQPPPIPGCQPFSNERLIKLAAAMSSQAAVSSRQELYPHNMESLRSLKLGIGALSGLGLGEKNEGFTIWQVHNRVSSRYPEAMTLPTDPKELELMLRKVGIDVRWESDSEVFRRREAKILVTSGSSIGSRRDTATSTRHVDSTSPETVEARQTEDRLQHAYRDGGFLVLTVKPSYLRPCEHNLVHRFPELERVSFDDLLFEQLRAKSKEYEFPWSDLYEADSEGTNTDDWANLLHLMSEVGPNIETELMNSERPLLLVHPGLIARYQMMSVLQTLRDRVGHDAKCPTVWVLIATDSQNEMPYLDGVQIPLISKGQRAAVSEYWIDNLHRGRTKEITAEKTTGSGS